The Heterodontus francisci isolate sHetFra1 chromosome 14, sHetFra1.hap1, whole genome shotgun sequence nucleotide sequence CTCTCCACGGCAGTACTTCCTGCGATGTCATCATCTACATTGATGATCTCGATGGTCCTGGTGGGAGCATGGTGATTCTGGTGGTGATGCTGCTTGCGCATTTTGTAAAAAATGATTAACATCACTGCTGCCATCAGTGTGATAGCTACAAAGCAACCAATAATGATCTTGGTGGTTTTCATCACCTCATCTAGGCCAGGCATGAGATTTCCTCCAGCATCAGTAATAGCAACTGTGACTGTTTTTTCCGTTGACTTTGTGCTCCGAGGAGTCAAGGATGTCGTCACAAATGTGGTATCCCATTCGCTGAAAGGTGTAGGTCTAAATTTATCATCCGTCGTGTGTACCTGTACAGATGGTTCCATTGTCTCCACTGTGACAGTTGTGAAATAAGTGAAGGTGCTGTTTTCTGTAGCAGTCACATTTAGTGTAGCTGAAGCTGTCGTATTCCCTGCAGAATTACTCACCAAACACGTATATAACCCTGTGTCCTGGGCAGTCACATTGGTAAAATTTAACGTGCCATCATTAAGTACAGAAATCCGAACTTTGTATGCTCCATGTGTCATTATTGTGCCATTTGGAGTAATCCAACTCACCGAGGTCATGGAGGTTGATGCTCGACATTTTAATTCTGCAGCCATTCCCTCAGTCAGATTAAGGTCTGTAGGAGCCTCTACAATTACTGGAGCATAGCAGTTGAATTTGTTCTGGTCCAGTTCTCCAATATAACTCCCTTTTAAACTAGGGGGTGCATGACAACGAGCACAACATGTTGTGTTGGAGGGCACAATCTCCTTCAGCCACCAGCTCAGCCACAAGATGTCACAATTGCAGTTCCATGGGTTGTGATGCAAGTGGACCCGCTCAAGGTGGTGAAGGGGGGTGAAGAGGTCATGAGGAAGCAAAGTCAGGTTATTGTGCGCCAAGTTAAGCTCTATTAGTGACTGAAGGTCATCAAAGGCATTCCTCTCAATCACCTGGATCTGAGCATGCATCATCCACAGTTTCTGTAGGTTAGTCAAACCCTGAAAGGAGCCCGGTCGGATTAGAGAAAGCCGATTCCCTGATAGTTCCAGTTCCTCCAATTTTGTCAGGGGTGTGAGGTTTGGGATTTCCCGAAGATTACACATACCGAGATTCAAATACCTTAAATTTGACAGACCTTCAAAGGCTCTATCAGAGATGTATTCAAGTCTTTTTAGTTCACCTAAATCCAATCTCCTAAGAGAAGGAACTCGATTGAAAGCATACGATGGTATGCTTTCAATTGGATTATTCCTCAACCACAGTTCTTTCAGTTTGGAGAGGTACTCAAAAGCTCCACTAGGAATGGTGGAAAGACGGTTGTCAAACAGCTCCAGGGTGTTGAGATTTGTCAGTCCATTGAAGGCCCCAACCTCAATCTGTCGGATGTGGTTCTTGCTTAACTGTAGAATCTCTAGATGCCTTAAATGCTTGAAGCTGTCAGCTTTGATGACTTGGATCCCGTTTTCTTGCAGGTTCAGGTAGCGCGTGTTGATGGAGATGCTATCTGGCACTTCCCTCAAGTTTCGTCGTGTACAGATCACTTTGCTAAACTGGTTACTACAGGAGCACACAGAAGGGCAGGTCTGAGCTCTGACCAAACCGGCCACCACGAGAAGTTGTAGAGCCAACAGCAGCACAAATAACGGGTCGAGTATGGCCCTGTTAAACTTGGGACCTATCATCATCTGCTGTGGATGCAATGTCATCTTGTTCAACATTCATAATTTAttggatgtttgttttcttgagttcAATTTATTATTGTAATctgaagaaaaaggaaaaaaagaattAGTACTCAGAATCAGCATATCACTAAATCATTTTGTAATCTTATCTCATGATGCTTTTCCCCTTCAATGCTTTCCCTGCTCAGTGCTTTCACAATATGCCTGCATTATTTCTCATTGCCTTAAGCTGCCTTAAAACCAGCTCCAACTGACATTTGAATCACACTATACTTCCATAGATGCACAGTGTTTCAAAACCGCCAAAAATACAAAATGTTGTATCTATTCTTTCATTTTATATCTCAGTTTCAAAAACATGACCAGTGTAATACTCACTCCCAGCAGGCAAGGCTCACCCCCAGAAGGCTCAGAAATTACCCCTAACATTTTTCTTTTCTGACAAGCTCATAGGAGTTTCAATAATATAAAGTTTACAATCATACCATTTCAAGGAATATTGGCTATGTTCAAACTTTCACACTGCAATTAAATAATAATTAAGATTGGAAATAACACGGCAAAATAATTGCACAACACATTCTATATTTGTATTAAAATTTCACTACCATTTTAAAAGAGACATTAACCCATTGCAAATAGATGCCTTTGTGAGGATAGCACATAAAGAAATCTGATCCAATGGCCTGGATATTTACTTACCTCACTCTGATTGATATGCTTGGCTTCCAGTCGGACAGGCAACCAGTTGGTGAAGGCTGCAGGACcaggtggggaggggtggtgtaaGGAGAAGGGGCAAGGGGTTCATCCTAGGGTCTGAGGGGAGGGGGCATGGCCAATTGCAGGTCCGGGGCACGGTGGAAATCGGGAGCGAGTTCAAAGGACTGGCAGCATTGGAAACCTCATGGGAGGGCGAAGTTGAAGGCCTCAGCTATcagaggctggtgggagggttGAGAATCCTCAGCAGGTTgcgatggggggtgggggagtggggagtggggtaggcagAAATCATAGGTGTGGGGCGAAGTCAGAAGCCTGTGATGGAAGTCAGAGtcctgggtgggggggtggggcggaaTTGGAGGCCTCAGGAGGAAGGTCAAGAGGCGGGGTGCTACCACAGGCTTACTTTGGTAGGTACACCTC carries:
- the lrrc4ca gene encoding leucine rich repeat containing 4C, genome duplicate a; translated protein: MLNKMTLHPQQMMIGPKFNRAILDPLFVLLLALQLLVVAGLVRAQTCPSVCSCSNQFSKVICTRRNLREVPDSISINTRYLNLQENGIQVIKADSFKHLRHLEILQLSKNHIRQIEVGAFNGLTNLNTLELFDNRLSTIPSGAFEYLSKLKELWLRNNPIESIPSYAFNRVPSLRRLDLGELKRLEYISDRAFEGLSNLRYLNLGMCNLREIPNLTPLTKLEELELSGNRLSLIRPGSFQGLTNLQKLWMMHAQIQVIERNAFDDLQSLIELNLAHNNLTLLPHDLFTPLHHLERVHLHHNPWNCNCDILWLSWWLKEIVPSNTTCCARCHAPPSLKGSYIGELDQNKFNCYAPVIVEAPTDLNLTEGMAAELKCRASTSMTSVSWITPNGTIMTHGAYKVRISVLNDGTLNFTNVTAQDTGLYTCLVSNSAGNTTASATLNVTATENSTFTYFTTVTVETMEPSVQVHTTDDKFRPTPFSEWDTTFVTTSLTPRSTKSTEKTVTVAITDAGGNLMPGLDEVMKTTKIIIGCFVAITLMAAVMLIIFYKMRKQHHHQNHHAPTRTIEIINVDDDIAGSTAVESHLTMPAIEHEHMNHYNSYKAPFNHTTTVNTINSLHSSVHEPLLMRVNSKDNVQETQI